A window of the Carassius carassius chromosome 36, fCarCar2.1, whole genome shotgun sequence genome harbors these coding sequences:
- the LOC132116611 gene encoding vitelline membrane outer layer protein 1-like, producing MHHFISLLLFIIGLHVSIQSVIVLESKPRNYKSVLTVSNGMNWGSWKSKEICPTGMYAAGFSLKVEELSYGVWDDNTALNGIRLHCIDPSKAVTVVYHDYATVQSEVGSWGQWTKIKWCPFGLLTAFQLRVVSSQGIEDDTAVNNIRFRCTHGTLLMGDGTGWGDWGGWSSTCEGLGICGIMTRVEEHQGTWGDDTALNDVRMICCD from the exons ATGCATCACTTTATTTCTTTACTGTTATTCATTATTGGGCTGCATGTGAGCATTCAGTCAGTTATAGTACTAGAGTCTAAGCCAAGAAATTACAAATCAGTGCTGACTGTGTCTAATGGAATGAACTGGGGTTCTTGGAAGTCTAAGGAAATCTGTCCAACTGGAATGTATGCTGCAGGGTTTAGTCTAAAG GTGGAAGAACTTTCCTATGGCGTTTGGGATGATAACACTGCACTGAACGGGATTCGCCTTCACTGCATCGATCCGTCCAAAGCCGTAACAGTCGTATATCACGACTACGCCACAGTCCAGTCAGAAGTAGGAAG CTGGGGTCAATGGACAAAAATCAAATGGTGTCCTTTTGGGCTCTTGACTGCTTTTCAGCTGAGAGTTGTATCATCCCAAGGCATTGAAGACGACACGGCTGTCAACAACATCAG ATTCAGATGCACTCACGGGACTTTGCTGATGGGTGACGGCACAGGCTGGGGAGATTGGGGTGGCTGGAGCTCAACATGTGAAGGGTTAGGGATCTGTGGCATCATGACAAGGGTAGAAGAGCATCAGGGGACATGGGGAGACGACACCGCTCTCAATGACGTGCGCATGATATGCTGTGATTAA